A section of the Thunnus albacares chromosome 6, fThuAlb1.1, whole genome shotgun sequence genome encodes:
- the hdac12 gene encoding uncharacterized protein SYNPCC7002_A1628, whose translation MTCIKQIFSKRPRLKVGRLFGAAFTSCRCLHAELVRHESSGLPIVHHSKYVCDLPPNHRFPMGKFPRVLHFLIKDQVITEKQVWVPKIASKDLLSCVHTDEYLNDFINGKINEKEQRRTGFPWSEGIVRRCRYETGGTVLAAEVALQRGLACSTAGGTHHAFPSYGSGFCLLNDLAVAAKYLMENSSRRRKVLIVDLDVHQGDGTAFIFQEEPCVFTFSAHCGKNFPLRKQQSDLDICMEDGLEDKEYLSTVEAHLPWLLETFRPDLVLYDAGVDPHRDDELGRLRLTDQGLYQRDLYVMKTVVSRGVPVATVIGGGYSRDIDKLALRHSIVHRAATQVWRECGM comes from the exons ATGACTtgcataaaacaaatattttctaaaaGACCTCGGCTAAAAGTCGGGCGGTTGTTCGGTGCAGCTTTCACCTCCTGCAGATGTTTACACGCTGAGCTA GTAAGACATGAATCCAGCGGACTCCCAATAGTTCATCACAGCAAGTATGTGTGTGACCTCCCTCCTAACCACAGGTTTCCAATGGGCAAGTTTCCCCGGGTCTTACACTTTCTAATCAAAGATCAAGTCATTACAGAGAAACAG GTGTGGGTTCCTAAAATTGCCTCGAAAGATTTACTGAGCTGTGTACACACTGATGAATACTTGAACGACTTCATAAATgggaaaataaatgagaaagaacagaggaggacaggCTTCCCCTGGAGTGAAGGCATAGTGAGACGCTGTCGATATGAAACAG GTGGGACAGTTCTCGCTGCTGAAGTAGCTCTGCAGAGGGGTCTGGCCTGCAGCACGGCAGGAGGAACACATCATGCTTTTCCAAGCTATGGTTCAGGGTTTTGCCTCCTTAATGACTTAGCAGTTGCAGCCAAATACCTGATGGAGAACTCCTCACGCCGGAGAAAGGTTCTGATAGTGGATCTTGATGTGCATCAG GGTGACGGTACTGCTTTTATATTTCAAGAGGAGCcatgtgtgtttacattctcGGCGCACTGTGGGAAAAACTTCCCACTCCGTAAACAACAGAGTGACCTCGATATCTGCATGGAAGATGGACTGGAAGACAAGGAGTATCTCTCCACAG TTGAAGCTCACCTTCCCTGGCTGCTGGAGACATTTCGTCCAGACCTGGTTCTGTATGACGCAGGTGTCGACCCTCACAGGGATGATGAACTTGGGAGACTCCGTCTGACTGACCAAG GGCTGTATCAGAGGGATCTGTATGTGATGAAGACTGTGGTGAGCAGAGGCGTTCCTGTCGCTACCGTTATTGGAGGAGGATACTCAAGAGACATCGACAAACTGGCCCTCAGGCACTCCATAGTCCACAGAGCAGCGACTCAG GTTTGGAGGGAGTGTGGGATGTAG
- the trmt9b gene encoding probable tRNA methyltransferase 9B yields the protein MMEEAASQLERDHVHSVYDKIAPYFNDSRYKAWPKVRQFLLDLQPGSIIADIGCGNGKYLHINKEVFKLGCDVCRPLVDFAWSQGHEVQMCDGLHLPYRDGCFDAVLSIAVIHHLSTKERRIRAIKEMARTLRVGGRIMIYVWAMEQKRRKFEKQDIFVPWNPNPHLPSSFNRDHAKPRRRGTAQSVSEAIDNADKHRKVRSTSSVVDEEELTCTTPQQRTQRLWFFSRSLDSVFDFGSLAISRSSSRDMSTLSSPTGENEGNKAGQRGRGHGLIKQVSSFFYSPSVIGSEEDVFDSVTDLHKGQKDPGGNSTSTNGTENQCVSVSLAQECGSLALPDLVPFQKEHLKQSGEESDGGPRGKEQQESTQSPQGSEGQVEGSCLRYYHVFREGELAELIENHVEELHVKHTYFDHANWCVVAEKVQLWRI from the exons ATGATGGAGGAGGCTGCCAGCCAGCTCGAGAGAGATCATGTGCACAGTGTCTACGACAAGATTGCTCCATATTTCAACGACAGCCGCTATAAAGCCTGGCCGAAGGTTCGACAGTTCCTGCTGGACCTGCAGCCGGGGAGCATCATCGCTGACATAG GCTGTGGTAATGGCAAGTATCTCCACATCAACAAGGAGGTGTTCAAGCTGGGGTGCGATGTTTGTCGCCCCCTGGTGGACTTTGCCTGGAGTCAAGGACACGAAGTCCAGATGTGCGACGGGCTGCATTTGCCTTATAGAGACGGCTGCTTCGATGCTGTGCTTTCTATTGCAG tcaTCCATCATTTGTCCACCAAAGAACGTCGTATTCGAGCAATAAAGGAGATGGCTCGCACTCTGCGAGTGGGTGGACGCATCATGATCTACGTGTGGGCCATGGAGCAGAAGCGTCGTAAATTTGAGAAACAGGACATCTTCGTTCCCTGGAACCCCAACCCTCATTTGCCCTCCAGCTTCAACAGGGACCATGCCAAACCCAGAAGGAGGGGCACAGCACAGAGCGTGAGTGAAGCCATAGACAACGCCGACAAGCACAGGAAGGTTAGAAGCACATCCTCAGTGGTAGATGAAGAAGAGTTGACCTGCACCACACCACAGCAGAGAACACAGAGACTGTGGTTCTTTTCAAGGTCTCTGGACTCTGTGTTTGACTTTGGAAGTTTAGCCATCTCCCGGTCGTCCTCTAGAGACATGAGCACTTTATCCTCTCCCACAGGGGAAAATGAGGGGAACAAGGCTGGCCAGCGCGGGAGAGGACATGGCCTCATCAAGCAGGTCTCAAGCTTCTTTTACTCTCCATCTGTAATCGGATCAGAGGAGGACGTCTTTGACTCGGTCACAGATCTGCACAAGGGGCAAAAAGATCCTGGAGGCAACAGCACCTCCACCAACGGCACAGAAAACCAGTGTGTCTCTGTATCTTTAGCCCAGGAGTGTGGCTCCCTGGCTCTGCCAGACCTAGTTCCTTTCCAGAAGGAGCATCTGAAGCAGTCTGGAGAGGAGAGTGACGGAGGGCCGCGGGGAAAAGAGCAGCAGGAAAGCACACAGAGTCCTCAGGGGAGCGAGGGGCAGGTGGAAGGATCTTGCCTGAGGTACTATCATGTCTTCAGGGAGGGAGAACTGGCAGAGCTGATAGAGAATCACGTCGAAGAGCTTCATGTCAAACACACCTACTTTGATCATGCTAACTGGTGTGTGGTGGCAGAGAAAGTTCAGTTATGGAGAATATaa